One window of Mauremys mutica isolate MM-2020 ecotype Southern chromosome 20, ASM2049712v1, whole genome shotgun sequence genomic DNA carries:
- the ALKBH7 gene encoding alpha-ketoglutarate-dependent dioxygenase alkB homolog 7, mitochondrial — MHRAAARLPPARPGPWPRRALCGEAPALLRASGPGVARRLRGQARVRPDFLSGPEEAALGQELEPQLRRRRYQFDHWDGAIHGFRETEIAQWSEASQKILQRVRDTAFLPGMSQLSLVHVLDLDKSGYIKPHIDSVKFCGCTIAGLSLLSSCVMRLVSEQNPEDWMDLLLPRRSLYILRGTARYEFTHEILKDEESFFDGQKIPRERRISVICRNLPVLPAAT, encoded by the exons ATGCACCGCGCCGCGGCCCGCctgcccccggcccggcctggcccctggccccggcGCGCCCTGTGCGGGGAGGCCCCGGCGCTGCTGCGGGCCTCGGGCCCGGGCGTGGCGCGGCGGCTGCGGGGCCAGGCGCGGGTGCGGCCCGACTTCCTCAGCGGCCCCGAGGAGGCGGCGCTGGGCCAAGAGCTGGAGCCGCAGCTGCGCCGCCGCCGCTACCAGTTCGACCATTGGGACGGG GCCATTCATGGCTTCCGGGAAACAGAGATAGCCCAGTGGAGCGAGGCGAGCCAGAAAATCCTGCAGCGGGTCCGGGATACGGCCTTCCTGCCAGGGATGTCGCAGCTCTCGCTAGTCCACGTCCTCGACCTGGATAAAAGCGGCTACATCAAACCTCACATAGACAGTGTCAAG TTTTGCGGCTGCACAATTGCAGGCCTGTCCTTGCTGTCCTCCTGTGTGATGCGGCTGGTCAGCGAGCAGAACCCAGAGGACTGGATGGACCTGTTGCTGCCGCGCCGCTCGCTGTACATCCTCAG AGGCACGGCTCGCTACGAGTTCACCCACGAGATCCTCAAAGATGAGGAGTCCTTTTTTGATGGCCAGAAGATCCCCCGAGAGAGGAGGATTTCCGTCATCTGCAGGAACCTGCCTGTGCTGCCAGCTGCTACGTAG
- the PSPN gene encoding persephin has translation MDSSQLLCSLSLLLLLRPAVSQPAEGKRPLLMEEPQPGTSIRDLLWALLETHVPKGPSLHVPDDPRNLLPYASPGPAKRRQKRRPLAGSRLWEQPEEQECRLRSLLLRVKDLALGYDSEETILFKYCSGSCPKARTNHDLTLSLLLQKSEIPALGDEKIVGDPCCRPTHYEDVAFLDNSHQWHEVEKLSASACSCVG, from the exons ATGGACTCATCCCAGCTCCTCTGCAGCCTCTCgctcctcctcctgctcagaCCTGCTGTCTCCCAGCCAGCGGAAGGCAAGAGGCCCCTGCTGATGGAAGAGCCACAGCCGGGTACCAGCATCAGGGACCTGCTCTGGGCGCTCCTAG agaCGCATGTGCCAAAGGGACCTTCCCTGCACGTCCCGGATGACCCTAGAAACCTGCTGCCCTACGCCTCCCCCGGGCCGGCCAAGCGCCGCCAGAAACGGAGGCCGCTGGCCGGCAGCCGCTTGTGGGAGCAGCCGGAGGAGCAGGAGTGCCGGCTGCGGAGTTTGCTGCTGCGCGTCAAGGACCTGGCCCTGGGCTACGACTCCGAGGAGACCATCCTGTTCAAGTATTGCAGCGGGAGCTGCCCCAAGGCCCGCACCAACCACGACCTGACGCTCTCCCTGCTGCTCCAGAAGAGCGAGATCCCGGCCCTGGGCGATGAGAAGATCGTTGGCGACCCCTGCTGCCGGCCAACGCACTACGAGGACGTGGCCTTCCTAGACAACAGCCACCAGTGGCACGAGGTGGAGAAGCTCTCGGCTTCTGCCTGCTCCTGCGTGGGCTGA